In one Saccharibacillus brassicae genomic region, the following are encoded:
- a CDS encoding glycoside hydrolase family 2 TIM barrel-domain containing protein, whose protein sequence is MPIPRYWEDPNVLEVNRARPRSFYIPYGDDRSADSGRRSRSSRYRTLNGNWKFRYYGRVSDVPDDFYAESGDDGSWDELIVPSCWQMHGYDRLQYTNVNYPFPCDPPYVPDDNPAGLYLRTFNVPNEWNGTAQHLVFEGVNACFYLWVNGVFAGYSQGSRMPAEFDVTSLLKGGSNRIAVMVLKWCDGSYLEDQDAWRYSGIFRDVYLLARDPVHIRDVFNKQAFAEGFGTAFLTTGIDATGPLDARAVLRDASGRAVATDRARIDGQGSLRFEVPNPTLWNAERPYLYTLCVYGGEEVLRFAVGFRQIAITDGVFRINGQAVKLKGVNRHDAHPELGQTIPVPHMIRDLELMKRHNINTIRAAHYPNDSRFLQLCDEYGFYLIDEADLECHGIGSAGGFEGGGFHALARDPAWRDAFVDRAVRMVERDKNHACVVLWSLGNESGYGPNPIAMAEWIRSRDPSIPIHYEGAAPHYEGDPDTASLDVESRMYTSPQEIEAYALDPEKTKPMFLCEYSHAMGNGPGDLRQYWDVFYRHPKLMGGCVWEWCDHGIRTQTPEGVPFFAYGGDFGDRPNDGNFCIDGLVTPDRLPHTGLLELKQVMAPIAIEAAHPERGELEVTNRYDFVDLSHLELFWQIRQGDRLVDQGRLGLSAAPGSTESVRLPYGLSAQPAETAETPRSDAASNGLPAREPAAKNDLPGGPAGRRLLTLSCRLNADTGWAEAGYELAFAQFEWETEPSSAFGSTPQSSSETMLESTAETTPETTLGSAPESDAAPQGERSAERPPAFAPIPAVRAQQEGQVLTIEGFDFAHAFDLRQGSVSRMSRHGVELLDSPARFAIWRAPIDNDMHVKEKWIEEGYDRAVTKVYACGWEQTGESEVKIRTSFALTAVSRYPLLTGEAVWTVNGAGEIVLRADMKFDERGTLPYLPRFGLRLALPAGMEQVEYRGFGPHESYVDKRQSVRKGRFASTVDGMFESYIMPQENGSRYGTEWAVVSNEQGMGLRFAAEAPFSFNASHYAPEDLTAASHTWELKRRQETIVHLDYKMSGVGSNSCGPELAEAYRLNDKAFRFEVRLIPVFREDE, encoded by the coding sequence ATGCCGATCCCGCGCTATTGGGAAGATCCGAACGTGCTTGAAGTGAACCGGGCAAGACCCCGGTCGTTCTATATCCCTTACGGGGACGACCGATCGGCGGATTCCGGCAGGCGTAGCCGTTCTTCGCGCTACCGGACGCTCAACGGAAACTGGAAATTCCGCTATTACGGGCGCGTCTCGGACGTGCCCGACGATTTTTACGCGGAATCGGGAGACGACGGCAGTTGGGACGAGCTGATCGTTCCGTCCTGCTGGCAGATGCACGGCTATGACCGGCTTCAATACACGAATGTGAACTATCCGTTTCCGTGCGACCCGCCTTACGTGCCGGACGACAATCCCGCCGGACTGTATCTGCGCACGTTCAACGTGCCGAACGAATGGAACGGCACAGCCCAACATCTCGTGTTCGAAGGCGTGAACGCCTGCTTCTATCTGTGGGTCAACGGCGTCTTCGCGGGCTACAGCCAGGGCAGCCGGATGCCGGCCGAATTCGACGTGACTTCGCTGCTGAAGGGCGGAAGCAACCGGATCGCGGTCATGGTCCTCAAATGGTGCGACGGCTCTTATCTGGAAGATCAGGATGCCTGGCGGTATTCGGGCATTTTCCGCGACGTCTATCTGCTTGCCCGCGATCCCGTGCATATTCGGGACGTGTTCAACAAGCAGGCGTTCGCGGAAGGGTTCGGCACGGCCTTTTTGACGACCGGGATCGACGCGACGGGGCCGCTGGACGCCCGGGCCGTGCTCCGGGACGCCTCCGGCCGCGCGGTCGCGACCGACCGCGCCCGCATCGACGGGCAGGGCAGCCTGCGCTTCGAAGTGCCGAACCCGACGCTCTGGAACGCGGAACGGCCTTATCTGTACACGCTCTGCGTGTACGGCGGCGAAGAAGTGCTGCGCTTTGCGGTCGGATTCCGGCAGATCGCGATCACGGACGGCGTCTTCCGGATCAACGGGCAAGCCGTGAAGCTCAAAGGCGTCAATCGGCACGACGCCCACCCGGAGCTCGGGCAGACGATTCCCGTGCCGCATATGATCCGCGATCTGGAGCTGATGAAGCGGCATAATATCAACACGATCCGCGCCGCGCATTATCCGAACGATTCGCGCTTCCTGCAGCTGTGCGACGAATACGGCTTCTACCTGATCGACGAAGCCGATCTGGAATGCCACGGCATCGGCAGCGCGGGCGGCTTCGAAGGCGGCGGGTTTCACGCGCTGGCGCGCGATCCCGCCTGGCGGGACGCTTTCGTCGACCGGGCTGTCCGCATGGTGGAACGGGACAAGAACCATGCCTGCGTCGTCTTGTGGTCGCTCGGCAACGAATCCGGGTACGGGCCGAACCCTATTGCGATGGCCGAATGGATTCGAAGCCGGGACCCTTCGATTCCGATCCATTACGAAGGCGCGGCGCCGCATTACGAAGGCGATCCGGATACCGCAAGTCTGGACGTGGAGAGCCGCATGTATACGTCGCCGCAGGAGATCGAAGCCTACGCGCTCGACCCGGAGAAGACCAAGCCGATGTTCCTGTGCGAATACAGCCACGCGATGGGCAACGGACCGGGCGACCTGCGCCAATACTGGGACGTATTCTACCGTCATCCCAAGCTGATGGGCGGCTGCGTCTGGGAATGGTGCGACCACGGAATTCGGACGCAAACGCCGGAAGGCGTGCCGTTCTTCGCTTACGGCGGCGATTTCGGAGATCGGCCGAACGACGGGAATTTCTGCATAGACGGTCTGGTCACGCCCGATCGCCTGCCGCATACGGGATTGCTGGAGCTGAAGCAGGTTATGGCCCCGATTGCGATCGAGGCTGCGCATCCCGAACGCGGCGAACTGGAAGTGACCAACCGGTACGACTTCGTCGACCTGTCGCATCTGGAGCTGTTCTGGCAGATCCGGCAGGGCGACCGCCTCGTCGATCAAGGCCGGCTGGGCCTGAGTGCCGCGCCGGGGAGCACCGAGTCTGTCCGGCTGCCGTACGGACTGTCCGCGCAGCCGGCGGAGACAGCGGAGACTCCGCGCAGCGACGCGGCGTCGAACGGTCTGCCGGCGCGGGAACCGGCAGCGAAGAACGATCTGCCGGGCGGCCCGGCCGGACGCCGGCTGTTGACCTTGTCGTGCCGGCTGAACGCGGATACCGGCTGGGCGGAAGCGGGCTACGAACTGGCTTTTGCGCAGTTCGAATGGGAGACGGAGCCGTCTTCGGCGTTCGGATCGACGCCCCAATCCTCGTCCGAAACGATGCTCGAATCGACGGCCGAAACGACGCCCGAAACGACGCTCGGATCGGCGCCCGAATCGGACGCTGCTCCGCAGGGGGAACGCAGCGCCGAACGGCCGCCGGCCTTCGCGCCGATACCGGCCGTTCGAGCGCAGCAGGAAGGGCAGGTGCTGACGATCGAAGGCTTCGATTTCGCGCATGCCTTCGATCTGCGGCAGGGCAGCGTCAGCCGGATGTCCAGACACGGCGTAGAGCTGCTGGACAGCCCGGCGCGATTCGCGATTTGGCGGGCGCCGATCGACAACGACATGCACGTCAAGGAGAAATGGATCGAAGAAGGCTACGACCGGGCCGTCACCAAGGTCTACGCGTGCGGGTGGGAGCAGACGGGCGAGAGCGAAGTGAAGATCCGCACTTCGTTTGCGCTGACCGCCGTTTCGCGGTATCCGCTGCTCACCGGGGAAGCGGTCTGGACGGTGAACGGGGCCGGCGAGATTGTGCTGCGGGCCGATATGAAGTTCGACGAGCGGGGGACGCTGCCTTACCTGCCGAGATTCGGGCTGCGGCTTGCGCTGCCCGCAGGCATGGAGCAGGTGGAGTACCGGGGATTCGGACCGCACGAGAGCTACGTCGACAAACGGCAGAGCGTCAGGAAAGGCCGGTTTGCGTCGACGGTCGACGGCATGTTCGAATCGTATATCATGCCGCAGGAGAACGGATCGCGGTACGGGACGGAATGGGCGGTCGTATCGAACGAACAGGGTATGGGACTGCGATTTGCGGCGGAAGCGCCGTTTTCGTTCAATGCGTCCCATTACGCGCCGGAAGACCTGACCGCCGCTTCGCATACGTGGGAATTGAAGCGCAGACAAGAAACGATCGTCCATCTGGATTACAAGATGAGCGGGGTCGGTTCGAACTCGTGCGGACCGGAACTTGCGGAAGCGTACCGCTTGAACGACAAAGCGTTCCGCTTCGAAGTGCGGCTGATCCCGGTGTTCCGGGAAGACGAATAG
- a CDS encoding sugar phosphate isomerase/epimerase family protein, whose product MIKHQLAAQLYTVRNELKADFESVLKELSRMGWAAVQIDGLHGNSARDISALMRELGLKTAGMHVGLERMKNDLDAVLEEADLFGTRDFICHSLPDGLQNPEGYRSVKKDLLEVAERVAGTGYRVGYHNHDFEFHTSIDGKFALDYLLDDPAIHAEIDTYWVLKGGQDPLSFIQKYAFRMPILHLKDMTDDDRQTFAEIGTGVIDFAPILRWGLQSGVEWFAVEQDYCPGRPLDSLALSLENLLKLEEQL is encoded by the coding sequence GTGATCAAACATCAACTGGCCGCCCAGCTGTATACGGTGCGAAACGAATTGAAAGCGGACTTCGAAAGCGTGCTCAAAGAGTTGAGCCGCATGGGCTGGGCAGCGGTGCAGATCGACGGGCTGCACGGCAACTCCGCCCGGGACATCTCGGCGCTCATGCGGGAGTTGGGGTTGAAGACCGCGGGCATGCACGTCGGGCTGGAGCGGATGAAAAACGATCTGGACGCCGTGCTGGAAGAAGCCGATCTGTTCGGAACGCGCGACTTCATCTGCCATTCGCTGCCGGACGGGCTGCAAAATCCGGAAGGCTACCGCAGTGTGAAAAAAGATCTGCTGGAAGTGGCCGAGCGGGTAGCGGGCACGGGGTACCGGGTCGGCTACCACAATCACGATTTCGAATTCCATACGTCGATCGACGGCAAGTTCGCGCTTGACTATCTGCTCGACGATCCTGCCATCCATGCGGAAATCGATACGTATTGGGTGCTCAAAGGCGGTCAGGACCCGCTGTCCTTCATTCAAAAGTACGCATTCCGCATGCCGATCCTGCATTTGAAAGACATGACCGACGACGACCGGCAAACGTTCGCCGAGATCGGCACGGGCGTGATCGACTTCGCTCCGATTCTGCGCTGGGGACTTCAAAGCGGCGTGGAATGGTTCGCCGTCGAGCAGGATTACTGCCCGGGCCGTCCGCTGGACAGCCTGGCGCTCAGCCTGGAAAATCTGTTGAAACTGGAAGAACAGCTGTAA
- a CDS encoding aldo/keto reductase has protein sequence MKGMRIQGVDKEISRLMMGTGDLRKLEEAERTMLEAYIEAGGNAFDTAHQYRGREQLLGQWLAEKKLREHVVILSKGAHHDDGSPGPRVNPEAIRKDLLESLERLGTDYVDLYALHRDDPTVEVGPIVEELNAHLEAKRVRAIGASNWSHDRIREANRYAESHGLTGFAFSSPNLSLAKPNRPRWEGCVSADERTCDWHTGSQLPLLSWSAQAGGFFSGQFKPDDRSDAEMVDVYYSEPNWERYRRAVELATRKNVTPIQIALSYVLHQPFPTAAIIGPRSKSELDSSVEAMNLPLTAAEVEWLDLKKEAIES, from the coding sequence ATGAAGGGCATGCGCATTCAGGGAGTGGACAAGGAGATTTCGCGGTTGATGATGGGCACGGGCGATTTGAGAAAGCTGGAAGAAGCGGAGCGGACGATGCTGGAAGCGTATATCGAAGCCGGCGGCAATGCGTTCGATACGGCCCATCAGTACAGGGGCAGAGAGCAGCTGCTCGGACAGTGGCTGGCGGAAAAAAAGCTGCGGGAACACGTCGTCATTTTGTCCAAAGGCGCCCATCACGACGACGGAAGCCCGGGTCCGCGGGTCAATCCCGAAGCGATCCGCAAAGACCTGCTGGAAAGTCTGGAGCGACTGGGCACCGACTACGTCGACCTGTATGCGCTGCACCGCGACGATCCGACCGTCGAGGTCGGACCGATCGTCGAAGAGCTGAACGCGCATCTGGAAGCGAAGCGGGTTCGCGCGATCGGCGCTTCCAACTGGTCGCATGACCGAATCCGCGAAGCGAACCGGTACGCGGAATCGCACGGCCTGACCGGCTTTGCGTTCAGCAGCCCGAACCTGAGCCTGGCCAAGCCGAACCGGCCGCGCTGGGAAGGCTGCGTCTCGGCCGACGAACGCACCTGCGACTGGCATACAGGCAGCCAGCTGCCGCTGTTGTCGTGGTCGGCCCAGGCCGGAGGCTTTTTCTCGGGACAGTTCAAGCCGGACGATCGGTCGGACGCGGAAATGGTCGACGTCTATTACAGCGAGCCGAACTGGGAACGTTACCGGCGCGCGGTGGAACTGGCGACACGCAAAAACGTCACGCCGATCCAAATCGCGCTGTCCTACGTGCTGCATCAGCCGTTTCCGACGGCGGCGATCATCGGCCCGAGAAGCAAAAGCGAGCTGGATTCTTCGGTAGAAGCGATGAACCTGCCGTTGACCGCCGCGGAAGTCGAATGGCTGGATCTCAAAAAGGAGGCGATCGAATCGTGA